ACATTTATTaaactattatataaaaatgaatTTGTTCACAAAGATAACgtttaaatttaaatagaataatggataataatatgaatgacaaaattaatgtttaaggacaccccagcacaaaaatatacattgtcACAAATGatatgtatatgaaaatattatttatatgattatgtttcaagttctttattgctttaagttataCAGCTTATAAGCGTTATAGTAAAAAcagcaaaatataataaatacatatttacaatatctgaTAATGGTGGGGAGCGCTATAGCACTATCTAAAACACATTCATGTATGAAATATCAATACATatctaaaataaatgaaataaacactaCATGATAAAACATTACGTGGGTAGTAACACATCACGTGCGTAAGGAAATTAAAGACACACCCACAACATAAAAAAGgtcaaataaaattttaaaaactaacaataataaaatcataataaataaataaataaataaataaaaccacagtgtaaggataCAATAGAAATATCATGGTTAAATCTAAATCTAAAGACAAGACTGTGAAGAACTGTGGTTACATTTGGTAGTCCGTACCtttgaaagaaggaaatgttttatttaacgaagcactcaacacattttatttacggttatatggcgccagacataggttaaggaccacacagatatttagagaggaaacccgctgtcgccacttcatgggttactgttttcgataagcagcaagggatcttttatatgcaccatcccacacagggtagcacataccacggcctttgatataccagtcgtggtgcactggctggaacgagccgtACCTTCGAAGTCCACTTGGATCCCACCATTAGTTCAGACCTTTTTTATTTCTCATTATGATACTTTATTGTATTAGAATACATTGATAAGCGtaattaaaaaagtttgttttgtttaacgacaccactagagtacattgatttattaatcatcggctatcggatgtcaaacatttggcaattttgacatatagtcttaaagaagaaacacgctacatttttccattagtagcaaggggtattttatatgcacagacatgatagcacataccacggtcttttatataccagtcatggtgcactgactggaacaagaaatagcccaatgggcccaccgacggcaatcgatcctagaccgaccgcgcattaagcgagcgcttaccactgggctatgtctcaccccaATATGAGTATTGTGACGCCCTTATATGATAaccaaaacaaagaaataatgatattctggtataattaaatttctgttacattcattacaacgcatccgattggtccagacgtagcaacgggagtttgttcatttttcgatgaacgtaaaaattacatcgtcagggaacgtcatatgtgatgatgtcattttatatgggcaagttgtcttaatgagcgttattgtttatggataaaaaataattcaaaataaagtatgacgttttagtgttattattagcatgtatcattcaaattaattataagtattgtctgttatttcttttacgttcatctgggtatgaacaaaaaaaatcatccgcaaacttatgtgagaacggattcgccgattcacacagtttgcggatgattttttttgttcataccccaaatgaacgtaaaagaaataacagacaatccttaaataacagatacatgtagtttaattcTGTGACATTATGTAGTCACacaccccttccccccccccccccctccccccctcccccccccccccccccccccccccccccccccacacacacacacttcatttTCACATTTTCAACCCCGATAATCTTCTTCCCTGTACTCGGTCGGCTTGGTCGAAACTTATACATACAGATTGTTATGCTGTACCAAATCATACATATTTAGTCCTTGTGGTGGCACGTGTGAAGGTGACAACTACCTTAAAAAACAGGAAACAATAATTGACTGATAGAAACCCCCACAAAACATAGTACTGATGAAGGTTAAAGATCATGGGAATATAATTCAAaaatttaattcaaaaacacTTGGAATATAACTTTATTTACtataaaagggacattcctgagtttgcttcaatttttaagatgttatcgactaacagagactttttaacgattgtaattaattatcaaatatatttttctgcataaaatatattaaacgtgtttctgatcgttctaattcCTACTGGGTGCTTAACAGCCTGTATGGATCTGAATCGACTGTATCCGGATTGCAGCCAAGAAAGCTAAGTTCAGTTTAGGAAATAGGATTCGACACCAGTCGTTTAGGGTAATTATACTGAATATGCTGTGTAAAGTACAAATGAGATGTCGTGCACTGTGAACGGTTCTATAAGTTTTGCATTAAAACAGTGGACAATAGGAAGGTTGCGATTACTATAACGCGTACAGTAATGTGTGTATGCAAAAACTGGAAATGCGttaaacggacattcctgagtttgctgtaatttttaagatgttatcgactaaaaaagacattttaacgattgtaattacatatcaaatatatttattctgcataatataattgtggctgtatattaaacgcgtttctgatcgttctaatatttgtattaggttaaatttcattttatttcctaaaataagtttttttcgtacgtacgaaattatttgaggacaaaatccaatttgggcttcttacaaatattaagacgaccagaaacacgttgaatatacatacactgatattctaaacaagaaaatatatttaatatgtaagtttaatcgaagaaatattttattagtcggaaacatcttacaatgcagcaaactcaggaatatccctttaactgCTTGGGTAATGATAAATCAACTCTCCGAACGGGAGCCCAACGCTCTATCAACTAAGAAAATAGGGAAACACACCCAGTTTCTACGatggctccaaatgtaacacaTAAATCAGCCTCTACTGAGGGAATTCGAATCCCAGACTCTCAGTACCGGAGCTCAGCgctctatcaactgagctaatggggaaattcccactagctaacGCCCGTAGGAGAACcgtataccaacactactacacttgtaattaaaaacatattcaaatCGTGTTGATATTTTAGATCTGATAAAAGATCGCAGGCGATTTTTCGTAGTCgtcatttgttttgtaacaTTCGACGGACAAGACTTCGAAGAAAGAATTCAAATGAGTCATAGTTTTCTGTCGACAAAACGCGTGCTGTTTTTAAGGATGTTATCATGTTCCTGTAGATTGTTTTACCCCAGGGTATTGCTTGCGTGCAGAATAATCCAAACTGACAGGATGGTGGAGGATGGATTTTGAAAACACAGACTATGGAAAATAGATCTTAACATCTATAATAAATGGAATGCCTTAGGTCctttctgttttttgttgttggggttttttctgttgttgttgggggtttttgttttgtttttttggcgaggggcgggggggggggggggggtcagaggGCAAAGCGATAAAAGATATTATCGAGTAGCGAgttgagtattctctaaatCTCTCTGGATCCGCGGATGCCTGAGATGGCGCTATGGTTttggataaaaacaaaatctataaaTAACACGCAAGGCCTTTTTAACAGTTTACGATCGTTGTGATAGCTTCTTTTTTCTTGATCTACTCTGTCAACAGCCTTCGTTGTACTTACCCAATGCCGAACTTCGCAAGGATCTTTTTGCGCTCAGGTTCAGTCGACTACGGTACACACGCAGTGCTAAATATTGCGCACAAATattaattccataaatacaatcTCAGTGGACGCTGCCATTTGTATCTGGCTGTCTACACGGCCGTCCTGTTTTTTTGGTGAAAAGCCGAGTGTACGGCCAACACACAGTGACCCCATTTAAACTTCCCCGTTACATCTAGatttaacacaataaaatatcaagAATTTGCACCTTTCGTAATTGGAGTTGATCATTATAACAGTTTAAAGTCTGTACAGTGCGTAATACCTGAAGATTCGTATTTCTAGACACGAACACGAGTCCCACTTTAATGTGGTCTAAGAGCTATTCTAAAATTGATCACATGCAGGCGGGGAGACGACCTAATTAACAAAAGTTCATGCCTGATGGCTATAGGACTACTTGCGATAGAACTCTATTAATTTCATATAGGTTTTTTATGTGggttgttttgggttggggttttttttttgggggggaggggggtgagTGACGACATATTTTTGGTTTTCTTTGGGTTCTTGTTTGTTTGGAGTTGTTATGGGGAGACTGTGTATATTTGTACTGAGGGTTTTTAGTGACGGATGGGTGTGTGATGGTCGATCTCTCGTACATGGAATTTCACAGTCATTGTAGAGTTACGCCAGAAGCTACATCTATATTTCACTAATAGTCCTAGCTCTAGGAGGCTTGGGAGGTACTTCGTGTCCATGATAACTTAAATCTTCTTATTCCACATGCCAATACTTTCAGAAAAAGTTTGGGTAACACTTccaggttaaagggacatatcctagtttcaacccgtgaaaattaacattaaatttagttaatctacaaacctataacctATAACtttgagtctgtgactttgaaatggtgaaataccttctaaaaatagactaaaactcgtcTCCATaagtgttacttctcagacgcacgtgcgtttttaaaaatatgcattttgtgatattaaaaacaccaggatgaccaataacacttcgaatgtacggaattgataatctaaacaataaaatctaagtaaagtatgatttaagttatgaaaaacggttataatagtaacaaataagccttagtgtttaaaaactagggtatgtccctttaagtacgTTTCGTCTGAAGAGCCCTATATTCGGTTGGCCGCCAAAACGTTTAATACAACGACATTGAATATCCAAGcaataaatcattattaaacaCCCACAGATTcgttattttgattaatttcttttgtttgtcaTGTGCACGAACTAACCTTCTCCCTACACCCAGTCTATAGTATAACAGTGCGTTTAAATGCGAATTGAATTGTAAATAAGATCTTCAGGAAATCGAAAAGCGGCGCGTAACGTGCAGAAAATTGAAGTGGATGGtttattctaaatgcttaagtACTACAAGTATTACACTACAGATTGCAgtttacacaaatgtttttcCCACCGCTCCTGTAAAATGATTTATTTCTGGATCATCAGTAACAGGAAGCAGAAGCGAAGAGTGGTACCCACGATAATGAAGTTTTGAAAGCCTTGTTAACGGATGTATCAATATCAAGCTAACGTCGAACGAACGGCCCCCCGAGACATATTCACATTGATCTGTCTGCCGTAATAAGACGAGACCGGACCAAGCTGTCAATTAGACACCGCATCTCGCCATGTTgaggtttataaaaaaaaaaaacaagatcgataaaaaaaaaaaagacaaaaaacgaAACGAAACAAGGTAACTAGCTTGAGTATCACTGTAGAACTGAAAATATGAGTAAGCGAAAAGAatgagattttgtcaaaaacaagCTGGATTAACTGGAACGAAATAAGAAAACTGAGTTAACTGAGAGAAtaaaggaaagtttgtttttgtttaacgacaccactagagtacattaattaattaattaatggcacattttgtcattctgacataattgtttcagccattgcaccacgactggtacatcatagaccgtggtatgtgctatcctgtctatgggatggtgcatataaaagatcccttgctctaattaaaaagagtagcccatgaagtggcgacagcggatttactccctcaatatctgtgtggtccttaaccatatgtccgacgccatataatggtaaataaaatgtgtggagtgcgtcgttaaataaaacatttccttccttttctgatataatattaatttttatgttagCAGTAAATGACCTTCTATAAGCAATTTCCCACagagataccacggcctttgatatactagtctaGTTAGTTGTAACACAACTAGTCCCGAGTGTGGCTGGCGAAAAATAGGGTAATTTATCAACAGCAAGGACTACACAAATAAATGAAACGAAATGTCAGATCTGCGTTGATTGTCCGTTAGGCATTAAATCAATTactttaacatcatgttatTAAATATCCATGGCAACGCTGCACTAACACCAAACAGCACTGGTTATGAAAATTACTAGGGCCTATATTCGAGTTCATTAATAACACTCAAAAATACACGCGTATACTGCAAGAAAAACGAAACTCCAGTGAATTCAAGTGTTATTGACGGCAAGACTGCATAGAAGACTAATGATAAACTTCAAATAATTACAAGGTAGAAAAAAATCTGTAACATATTACTGGGTAAATTACAATTGAATGGAGAAAAAAGGAGGAGACTGTATCGATTGTTACATTTTCAGATAGTCGAATGCGTAACATACTAGTAGATGGCAATGATTTGTCAAAAGCAAAACTGATGTAAAAACGTATTACGATGTCAGGGTAAAATTACAAATGATTACCATCTGTGAATTCCCATATGTACCAACAAGAGTCACAATCATATTCTAAGAAGTCGCAATGAGAATCTGACCTGCACTCCTGATTCACTGTTAATtcatttcataacttaatttcgtgcttatatccaattaaaggtcAACCACGCTCtcgtgggcacacacctcagctatctggtctgtctgtccaggacagtgggttagtggttggtgagagagaagagggtgtagtgttcttacacctacccattgagtcgttaaaactcgctctgcgtgggagccggtaccggactgtcaacccagaacctaccagccttaagtccgatggcttaaccacgacaccaccgaggccggtttcattGTTAAAATGAAACGGTTGTAGCAATTCTTCGTGAAAGGATAGCGTGATATTGTGCTATAGTTAAACAAGCACTTTCATTGAAAGTATGGGTAGCAGAGTACAAATCCATCTCGTTAATGCTGTAGGACTGTTGTGTTAAACTTGTGCTATATTCTGTCCTGTTAGCGTCAATGTAAATTTGCATATGAAAACACCTAGTTAATAAAAGAATAACCTGCGGGGCATTAGATACGAGATGCTGTAACAGCTCTTCACTGCAGACCATTCGTGGTTGTTCTGTTCCAAAGATTCTCTTTCAAAGACATATCAGCCTGGGTTTTTTGTATGATATAAGAACGTCCATAAGCTCTTGTCACTAAtcgaaaataataataataataatgttttctcttgttattgttgttacacATGTGATGCGTTTTAAATGCAATAATCACTAACTAGGCTATTGCATTATCTATTCGGGGCGGGACAAAATCCAGTGGTACAGTCCTCGTCTGAAGTGGGGTCGTTCTGcgatcggtccccgtcggtgggtccattgggctatttctcgtcccagccagtggaccacgactggtatatcaaagaccgtgtaatgtgctatcctgtctgtgggatggtgcatataaaagataccttgctactaatgaaaaatgtagccggtttcctctcagactacatgtcaaaattatcaaatgtttgacatccaatagccgataattaataaatcaatgtgctctagtggtgacaataaacagaaaacATGTTTCCTGTCGTTTTACACTGTATCTGATCAGAACAGTGTTACGCTTGCGTCACTGTCATGATCTCTGTTCACAAGAAATCCATCTGCCTAACAACtcaattattaattatctaGCTACAACGTCAGGTTTAAATGCAAGCGTCGTCAGTTATGAACTAGGCGATACAACGGGAAAAACTAATTATCTATACAGAACAACAGAAGATACGAGACTTTAATATATCAGGCCTTGACCTTAACCTAACCAGGCTACCAGGTTatacgggggcgggacgtagctcagtggtatctCGCTTGCTTGGTTCGCGGtcagtctggaatcgatccccgtcagtgggcctattgggctatttctcgctccatccagtgcaccacgactggtatatcaaaggccgtggtatgtgctatcctgtctgtgggagggtgcatataaaagatcccttgggaataaaatgttcattaaacattgatgattttaatagacacaaaaactAATGCAGTTCAAACTGAATAatcaaaattaaagaaaactaaattaatgttcatttcttttgttgttcagtatatattaaatactgttCTGAATAgtatatttataacattaatcgttatacatgtatttggataCTAGGagtgttttgttgttaaataatacattaaccaggtaaaaataaaatattaataatattcatcacAAGCCAGAGTTccacaaatccgctagcccgacgcccgggGCTAGTGTTTTTTAACATAGGGCTAGTGACAAATGCAACCCTAGTAGTCCGATGGGATAGtggcttaaaaaaataaaaataaaaactaaagttAGCTCACGAAGCTCACGCTTGAAGCGAGTGTTTTGTATTCATTTCACAAGTAATATCTGTACTACTTATAAGGGCCACCTGTTTTTTCCAAACGCTAAATAACGTTGGGCTTACTTTGTTCAAAGACAATATTTCACAGACTATATTTTGGCGGAAAAAAATGGAAGTGCGTGTTAACTGCcttattactaaatgttttgtttaagatcTTCAACCAATTTAGTTGTGCGGATGaatgttgggtttgttttgttttgttcgtttTGGGGTGTTTCATtacttttaatatatgacattcaTAATTTACCAAATAGTTTGTTTAAACTTGTCTTGGTTCACCAGATTCAACGCTTGAGCCTGTCGTCGGTAAATCAGAAATCTATAATTTAAGTTTTAACAATGGTAACCAACTACAGAttagaattaattaatttgtagcCTGGCACAAAATACAATTCAGTGTAAttttagtgatttttttttaaatcaagcaTCTAGTTGCTGAATCCAGGAATTTCCAAGcaatttatttgaaaaataatgccATACAAACAAGGATTCAAACATACCCAGAAGGCATACAGAAATAATATGTATACCATCCACTCACTCCAAAGCAATCATTTAGGAAAACGCGCCAACGGGAAGAGTTCTTTTCGCAACCGTAATTGTTCCTCGGAAAGTTGTCCAGTCACTTAAAGTAAAATGATCGAATAACTGTTAAAAAACTTAGAATTTAATATATGTCTTGagatgttaaataatataaatcacGATTTAGTTTTTGTAATGTACTTCAATAGTAACTTTGTACATCTGTAATTAATCTATAATTGTTTCCTACTGACACTCTattctattaaaaataataccCTTTGGAGAAGAATACTGAGCAACGTAATTGTGTTCAAGATTGGTTTGATTTGGTCAAAAACAAAGAATTACAGCTAAACACACAAGTATATAATCTTGTATACCAATCACATTGTGtaacttacaaaataaatatatatttcaattaagttggtattagtacatgtatgttttgtggcttttttcttttctttttcttttaagcAACACACGCATCgacatataacaaatatatttagtaaccAGTACCCACTGTTTCCAATTTTACTTAACGCAAATCACAATTCCCACACAAGGCGAATCACTCACACCTGAAATTCTTTTATGCTTCCTAGAATATCTTCATCAGCTATGGGTTCCAACATGGGAGACAACTCCGTCTGGAGTTTCTTCTGTGATTTGATTCGGCCTTCCTCTGCAATGGATCCTGATCCAGGAGGACCAAGTCCAGGAGGCGCAGCGACTCCTCTGTCTCCTCCATTCCCCTCTTCTGCGGCCCGGGGCCCCGGGGGCTTGGCGACGACTGTCATGGCGTTCCGGCACGTCCTCTTCACCTCCTGGTTCCGCTGCAGGTATTCGTCGTAGTAGTCGATGTCGCTGCCCTCGCGGCGCTGCTTCCTGATCTGCGTGATGATCAGCGTCATCAGACCCGTGGCGTAGAagacgatgacgacgatgacGTAGAGTAGCTCGTTCAGCTCGCTGTCCCGATATGGCTCCTTTAACTGGAGCTGGATGAGGGTTCCGTTCATGAACAGTGACGGGCTTTTCACCGAGTGAAACAACACGGATCCATTGGGTATGACTTGTCCGGTACGTCCAGCCATGTTGTTAGACTGTCATATGTAAAGTATATGATTAACAATTGAAGTAATAGGAGGGGGTATTTAAAGCAACAATTCAAGGGAACTGATTATTGCGATCACCAAGATGAATGCGACTCAACTGCAATACAAATGCGACTGCCAGACGTATTccgaaaacaaaaatgaaatccAGTTATTCCACGatattgtaaaaatacatattcCTTACATATACGGTCATCATCATGGCCATTATAACTGAAATGTCTTTACTTCGTggtaaacacatttaaaatccATTTGTGGTTACACCAACACTCTCGGCCTCACGAGAGATTCAACAGTTTCCGACTTTTCCTTCGAGAATCCACACAACGAATGCAATTAATCGCGAGTATAACGTTACGATGTTTTCCATTAATAAATTACCGCTGTTTGGAGACAACCTAAGCCTGCCTGGGCCAGATTTTTGCATGTACAAATCATTACCAGCGATTACACAAGCTTTCGGGTCTCGCTGACTCTATAGACTGTTAATCCGTCACAAAGCCACCTGCTCT
The sequence above is drawn from the Gigantopelta aegis isolate Gae_Host chromosome 6, Gae_host_genome, whole genome shotgun sequence genome and encodes:
- the LOC121375244 gene encoding uncharacterized protein LOC121375244, with protein sequence MAGRTGQVIPNGSVLFHSVKSPSLFMNGTLIQLQLKEPYRDSELNELLYVIVVIVFYATGLMTLIITQIRKQRREGSDIDYYDEYLQRNQEVKRTCRNAMTVVAKPPGPRAAEEGNGGDRGVAAPPGLGPPGSGSIAEEGRIKSQKKLQTELSPMLEPIADEDILGSIKEFQV